Part of the Spartinivicinus poritis genome, CAAAGTGATCAGCCTAGCAGAGCAGCATAACCTGCAAGTAAGCAACCTGATTAGTATTGGCGAAAGCTACAGACGCACGCTTCAAGATTGGCTTGTCAACTTCAACAACTGTCAAGAAGCGTTGGAAGGAATGGGATTTAACAAAAAATTCAGGAAAACATGGCAATATTATCTGGCCTATTGTATTGCCGGCTTTTTATGTAACCGTATTGATACCATACAAGTTACATTACATAAGCCTGACAAACCAGATTAATAGTCATCATCCACTACGAAGCTATTAGCTAACACTCATTAGTTAGCTAACCATGCTTTAACTTCAACACGAGTACAATAGAAGAAAGTATCAGTGTAATAACATTAGCAATGATCATTGGCCAGTTGCCCAGCATAATCCCATATACTAACCATAGCGCTACACCAAATACAAAAATACAGTACATGAAGACTGAAATGCCCGCAGTATCTCGGTGCTT contains:
- a CDS encoding SemiSWEET transporter — its product is MNDALIGYFAAFCTTLAFLPQVLHIIKHRDTAGISVFMYCIFVFGVALWLVYGIMLGNWPMIIANVITLILSSIVLVLKLKHG